In Aedes albopictus strain Foshan chromosome 3, AalbF5, whole genome shotgun sequence, the following are encoded in one genomic region:
- the LOC134290568 gene encoding uncharacterized protein LOC134290568 produces MSPIVGATKAPSMRALTARLKEIQLNFNDIYRFAQAFSDANSGTEVEIRMGKLDELWDAYSETMVEIYAHEDYNPEKASLEKERVEFSDQYYQIKSFLMDKIKELQKPSILEQPVRAADGAPSNTSDHVRLPQIKLQTFNGDIDDWLSFRDLFTSLIHWKVDLPEVEKFHYLKGCLQGEPKALIDPLPITKANYQVAWNSLLKRYNNSKQLRKPQVPGLFKLPTLSKESGAELHILVEGFERIVQTLDQVVQPNEYKDLLLVNILTARLDPVTRRGWEEVSSTKAQDTLEDLFEFLRRRIQVLDSLPPKSTDTRGVGQQQQQPKSRQPSMKASYSSSQSTQASRGRCVACSSDHFLFQCNEFQRMTVSNRDGLLRSHGLCRNCFRVGHQAKECQSKYSCRNCKGRHHTLVCFKQEKEKEPKVATVAGGNKPSNSKEQQESNSQVANVAATETAVSAAAHQHPTQVLLATTVVMIEDDVGNRFPARALLDSGSESNFITQRLGQRLQVHRDRVDISVAGIGQAATKVRQRIHAVLRSRVSDFSRELGFLVLPRVTVNLPTTAINTNGWNLPSGIQLADPTFFESSVVDLVLGIECFFEFFESGRRISLGEQLPALTESVFGWVVSGGISVPARSLHISCNVSTLDNLEILITRFWSCEEVGTGKAYSPEEVRCEKWFSSTVQREPSGRYTVALPRTEDAVLRLGESRDIAFRRLHGTERRLARDSSLREQYVAFMAEYLDLGHMRLIDEASETSIKRCYLPHHPVVKEASTTTKVRVVFDASCKTATGVSLNDVLLVGPVVQEDLRSIILRCRTKQIMLVSDVEKMFRQIIVRPEDRPLQCILWRNSPSEDVHTFELNTVTYGTKPAPFLATRTLRQLALDEEGRFPLAARAAMEDTYMDDVITGANDVETATELQGQLNTMLSGGGFQLRK; encoded by the coding sequence ATGTCACCGATCGTTGGAGCAACCAAGGCGCCGTCGATGAGGGCTTTGACGGCAAGGCTGAAGGAGATCCAGTTGAACTTCAACGACATCTACCGCTTCGCTCAGGCATTTTCCGATGCCAACAGTGGTACTGAAGTGGAAATTCGCATGGGAAAACTGGATGAGCTGTGGGATGCCTACAGCGAAACCATGGTGGAGATCTACGCACACGAGGACTACAATCCCGAAAAGGCTTCGTTGGAGAAGGAACGTGTGGAGTTCAGCGACCAATACTACCAGATCAAGTCCTTCCTTATGGACAAGATCAAGGAGCTTCAGAAACCTTCGATTCTGGAGCAGCCTGTTCGTGCTGCTGATGGAGCACCATCGAACACCAGCGATCACGTCCGTCTGCCGCAGATCAAACTGCAGACGTTCAACGGCGATATCGACGATTGGCTGAGCTTCCGCGACCTATTCACGTCGCTCATCCACTGGAAGGTGGATCTACCGGAAGTGGAAAAATTCCACTATTTGAAGGGCTGTCTCCAGGGTGAACCCAAGGCCCTGATTGATCCTCTTCCAATCACGAAGGCCAACTACCAGGTGGCATGGAACTCGCTGCTGAAGCGCTACAATAATAGCAAGCAGCTAAGGAAGCCGCAGGTGCCAGGACTCTTCAAACTGCCCACACTTTCCAAGGAATCCGGAGCCGAGCTACACATCCTAGTAGAAGGCTTCGAACGAATCGTGCAGACCCTGGACCAGGTCGTTCAACCGAACGAATACAAGGATCTTCTGTTGGTGAACATCCTTACAGCACGATTGGACCCGGTCACGCGTAGGGGGTGGGAAGAAGTGTCATCCACGAAGGCGCAGGACACCCTAGAGGATTTGTTCGAGTTTCTGCGGCGTCGAATCCAGGTTTTGGATAGTCTTCCACCGAAATCCACCGATACTAGGGGTGTCggtcagcagcaacaacaaccaaAATCGAGGCAACCATCCATGAAGGCCAGCTACAGTTCTTCCCAATCTACCCAGGCGTCTAGGGGACGCTGCGTTGCATGCTCATCGGATCATTTCCTCTTCCAGTGCAACGAGTTTCAACGGATGACAGTATCCAACAGGGATGGTCTCCTGAGGTCCCATGGCCTGTGTCGGAACTGTTTCAGAGTGGGACATCAGGCTAAGGAATGCCAATCCAAATACTCCTGTCGAAACTGTAAGGGGCGTCACCATACCCTGGTCTGTTTCAAGCAGGAGAAGGAAAAGGAACCCAAGGTTGCGACAGTTGCTGGGGGCAACAAGCCGTCGAATTCCAAGGAACAACAAGAATCCAACTCCCAAGTGGCTAATGTGGCAGCCACGGAAACTGCAGTATCCGCTGCAGCACACCAACATCCAACACAGGTTCTTCTAGCAACAACAGTTGTAATGATCGAGGATGACGTTGGCAATCGCTTCCCCGCTCGTGCACTGCTGGATTCCGGATCCGAAAGTAATTTTATTACTCAGCGATTGGGTCAACGGTTACAAGTCCATCGAGATCGGGTAGATATTTCGGTGGCAGGAATTGGCCAAGCAGCTACCAAGGTTCGGCAACGGATTCATGCGGTTCTTCGGTCACGAGTTTCCGACTTTTCTCGTGAGTTAGGCTTCCTAGTTCTTCCAAGGGTAACAGTTAACCTCCCAACAACTGCTATCAACACCAATGGATGGAATCTTCCAAGTGGGATTCAACTGGCGGATCCCACCTTCTTCGAATCGAGCGTGGTAGACCTCGTGCTCGGTATCGAGTGTTTTTTCGAGTTTTTCGAATCCGGAAGGAGGATTTCCCTAGGGGAGCAACTCCCAGCCCTGACCGAGTCCGTGTTCGGTTGGGTAGTCAGCGGCGGTATTTCGGTTCCAGCTCGTTCCCTACACATCAGCTGCAACGTTTCCACGCTGGACAATTTGGAAATTCTGATCACTCGCTTTTGGTCCTGCGAGGAAGTAGGGACAGGCAAGGCTTATTCACCAGAGGAGGTACGTTGCGAGAAATGGTTCTCCAGCACGGTTCAACGGGAGCCTAGCGGTCGGTACACGGTTGCTTTACCAAGGACGGAAGATGCTGTGTTACGATTAGGCGAATCGAGGGACATAGCATTCCGGAGACTCCACGGGACCGAAAGAAGATTGGCTCGGGACTCATCGCTCCGAGAACAGTACGTTGCGTTTATGGCGGAATATCTCGATCTAGGACACATGAGATTGATAGACGAGGCTTCGGAGACTTCAATCAAACGGTGCTACTTGCCACACCATCCCGTGGTAAAAGAAGCTTCAACCACAACGAAGGTTCGGGTAGTGTTTGATGCTTCGTGCAAAACGGCAACAGGAGTCTCACTAAACGACGTGCTACTGGTGGGGCCGGTAGTTCAGGAAGATCTTCGATCCATAATCCTCCGCTGTCGGACCAAGCAAATCATGTTGGTGTCGGATGTGGAAAAAATGTTTCGGCAAATCATCGTCCGTCCAGAAGATCGCCCGCTGCAGTGTATTCTCTGGAGAAACTCACCATCGGAAGACGTTCATACGTTTGAGCTGAACACAGTGACGTACGGAACGAAGCCAGCACCCTTTTTGGCCACAAGGACACTTCGGCAGCTCGCACTGGATGAGGAAGGAAGATTTCCGCTCGCGGCACGAGCGGCCATGGAAGACACCTATATGGATGACGTCATCACGGGTGCGAACGATGTGGAAACCGCCACGGAGTTGCAAGGGCAGCTAAATACGATGTTGTCAGGAGGAGGATTTCAACTACGGAAATGA
- the LOC134290569 gene encoding uncharacterized protein LOC134290569: MQQLWTIRDENGQPLGWDQTVPPTVGEAWKNFHEQLPLLNQPRIERCVIIQDAVSVEIHCFSDASEKAYGACLYIRSKDAEGRVEVRLLSSKSKVAPLKCQTIPRLELCGAVLGAELFEKVRDSIRISATCHFWTDSTCVLRWIQAPPTTWTTFVANRTAKIQTITEGYQWSHVPGTQNPADLISRGIAPQDILNNDFWWQGPPWLRENSDQWPRSPEVSSTAEVEEEKRRTVVAGTVSTVAEFNHEYFRKFSSYSDLIRRTAYWLRLMKLLRLPSSQRSKSGFLSTSELREAENTLIRLVQKEEFAEEFKALSEGKPVAKKSRLRWYNPFLTKDQLLKLGGRLKHSLESEDTKHPAVLPARHPFTRLLLQHYHERLLHAGPQLMLSVVRLRFWPLGGRSVVRNIVNKCQRCFRSKPSPIQQFMGDLPAARVTIARPFSTTGVDYFGPVHLRPVPRRGAIKAYVAIFVCLCTKAVHLELVSDLSTDRFLQALRRFVARRGRCERIYSDNGTNFVGARNKLQDLLKLLKNRDHHEAVSKECAKDGIQWHFIPPSAPHFGGLWEAAVRSSKHHLLRVLGETPVSPEDFSTLLTQVEACLNSRPLTPLSDDPNDLEPLTPAHFLIGQAPSVVIVIIITIIGGSCATGVIRRQHKPDKSGESSLASDNIASHLRRADWLNEPDRTSVQINQTTGQHGR; encoded by the exons ATGCAACAGCTGTGGACCATACGTGACGAAAACGGGCAACCGCTCGGCTGGGACCAGACCGTACCACCAACGGTGGGTGAGGCgtggaaaaattttcacgaaCAACTACCGCTGCTCAACCAACCTCGTATCGAGCGTTGCGTAATTATCCAAGATGCAGTTTCCGTTGAAATCCACTGTTTTTCCGATGCCTCGGAGAAGGCTTACGGTGCTTGTCTGTATATCCGGAGTAAAGATGCAGAAGGAAGGGTGGAGGTTCGACTTCTTTCTTCCAAATCTAAGGTTGCCCCACTAAAATGCCAGACAATACCACGATTGGAGCTTTGCGGAGCGGTTTTGGGAGCAGAACTCTTCGAGAAGGTCCGTGATTCGATTAGAATATCAGCAACATGTCACTTCTGGACAGATTCCACGTGCGTTCTTCGATGGATCCAGGCTCCTCCAACCACTTGGACGACATTTGTTGCCAACCGTACCGCGAAAATCCAAACTATCACCGAGGGCTATCAGTGGAGTCATGTTCCTGGAACACAAAACCCAGCAGACCTGATTTCCCGAGGTATTGCACCCCAAGACATcctaaacaatgacttctggtGGCAAGGACCTCCATGGCTGCGGGAAAACTCGGATCAATGGCCTCGATCACCGGAGGTTTCATCCACagcagaagtagaagaagaaaaacGACGAACAGTTGTCGCAGGAACGGTTTCCACAGTCGCCGAGTTCAACCATGAGTATTTCCGGAAGTTCTCGTCGTACTCAGACCTCATTCGTCGTACCGCATACTGGTTGCGGCTTATGAAGCTACTTCGACTACCATCCTCACAAAGGAGCAAATCAGGATTTCTTTCTACTTCAGAGCTGCGTGAAGCGGAGAACACCCTAATTCGTCTGGTACAGAAAGAAGAGTTCGCTGAGGAGTTCAAAGCGCTCTCTGAAGGAAAACCGGTCGCTAAAAAATCACGTTTACGATGGTACAACCCTTTCCTCACAAAGGATCAACTGCTCAAACTGGGTGGGCGGTTAAAGCATTCCCTGGAGTCAGAAGATACAAAACACCCGGCCGTCCTTCCAGCTCGACATCCTTTCACTCGGTTACTTCTTCAACACTACCACGAACGCTTGCTTCATGCTGGACCACAGCTGATGTTGAGTGTTGTAAGGCTCCGATTCTGGCCGTTAGGAGGAAGAAGTGTTGTGCGGAATATCGTGAACAAGTGCCAAAGATGCTTCCGCTCCAAGCCGTCGCCAATCCAGCAATTCATGGGAGACTTACCGGCGGCACGAGTAACTATTGCACGTCCTTTTTCAACTACTGGTGTTGATTATTTCGGCCCAGTTCACCTGCGTCCCGTTCCTCGCCGCGGTGCAATTAAAGCCTACGTTGCTATATTTGTTTGCCTGTGCACGAAAGCGGTTCATTTAGAACTTGTATCAGATCTATCCACTGATCGTTTTCTTCAAGCCCTTCGCCGGTTTGTGGCAAGGAGAggccgttgtgaaagaatttattCCGACAATGGCACAAATTTTGTCGGTGCACGAAACAAATTGCAAGATCTCCTGAAGCTGTTGAAGAACCGGGACCACCACGAAGCGGTGTCCAAAGAATGTGCCAAGGACGGCATTCAATGGCACTTCATTCCCCCGAGCGCCCCCCACTTTGGAGGCTTATGGGAAGCAGCCGTTCGTTCCTCTAAGCACCATCTTCTGCGAGTTTTGGGCGAAACACCCGTATCACCTGAGGATTTCAGCACGTTACTCACCCAGGTCGAAGCTTGCCTCAACTCTCGCCCCCTTACGCCTCTGTCCGACGATCCCAACGACCTTGAACCACTGACGCCTGCTCACTTCCTGATCG GTCAAGCGCCATCGgtggtcatcgtcatcatcatcaccatcatcggaGGCTCCTGTGCAACGGGAGTGATAAGGAGGCAACATAAGCCTGATAAGAGCGGTGAGAGTTCTCTTGCCAGCGATAACATCGCATCTCATCTCCGGAGGGCAGACTGGCTGAACGAGCCGGACCGAACTTCAGTGCAGATCAACCAGACAACCGGACAGCATGGGCGGTAG